The following coding sequences lie in one Gadus macrocephalus chromosome 1, ASM3116895v1 genomic window:
- the LOC132460001 gene encoding uncharacterized protein LOC132460001, protein MAGIANIAALYLLWESEESEDRRKRKRRRLWVHDILRRRPQLGEFHHLLQELRLDDGRFQRYFRLSRAQFDDLLARVGARISRQDTNYRRSISAAERLSICLRFLATGDSFRTIATSFRVGASTVASIVSDGVTAIWDCLVEEFMAVPTTEDWRVIAQQFEEQWNFPLCCGAIDGKHVVLKAPANSGSQFFNYKGTFSIVLLAVVDADKCFRIIDVGGYGRTSDGGILAYSVFGLALRAGDLKLPADRWRIYRMVIEVRPELAERCVKATCVLHNLLRRTAPTAAVRDCLPVGVVLPLPGLGRVAANNAGREAIRIRETFTSYFSAEGTLSWHDTIV, encoded by the exons atggctggcaTCGCCAACATCGCTGCGCTTTATTTGCTGTGGGAGTCCGAGGAGTCCGAGGACCGTCGCAAACGCAAACGCCGTCGTCTTTGGGTGCACGACATCCTCCGGAGACGGccacagctgggtgagtttcaccacttGCTCCAAGAACTCCGCCTGGATGACGGCCGGTTTCAGCGGTACTTTCGACTGAGTCGGGCCCAGTtcgatgacctgctagcccgggttggtgccaggatctcccgtcaggacaccaactacaggcgctccatatcagctgcggagcgcctgtctatctgtctccg ATTCCTGGCTACTGGCGATTCGTTCCGGACGATAGCCACCAGCTTCCGGGTCGGGGCCTCCACCGTGGCTTCCATCGTGTCCGATGGGGTGACGGCTATATGggactgcctggtggaggagttcaTGGCTGTGCCCACTACCGAGGACTGGAGGGTGATTGCGCAGCAGTTCGAGGAGCAGTGGAACTTCCCTCTCTGTTGCGGTGCCATCGATGGGAAGCATGTTGTTCTGAAGGCCCCTGCGAACTCCGGTTCGCAGTTCTTCAACTACAAGggaacattttccattgttcTCTTGGCAGTTGTCGACGCAGACAAGTGCTTCCGCATCATCGATGTGGGGGGCTATGGGAGAACCAGTGATGGAGGAATTCTGGCCTACTCGGTGTTTGGTCTGGCCCTCCGAGCTGGCGATCTCAAGCTCCCTGCTGACAGA tGGCGGATCTACCGGATGGTCATCGAAGTCCGTCCTGAGCTGGCGGAGAGATGCGTCAAGGCCACCTGTGTGCTCCACAACCTCCTCCGCAgaacagcaccaacagcagcagtgaGAGATTGCCTCCCGGTTGGTGTGGTGTTGCCTCTGCCAGGGCTGGGGAGAGTGGCTGCCAACAACGCCGGGAGAGAGGCCATCCGGATCCGCGAGACCTTCACCTCCTACTTCTCTGCAGAAGGGACCCTCTCGTGGCATGACACCATCGTATAG